The Xiphophorus couchianus chromosome 6, X_couchianus-1.0, whole genome shotgun sequence genomic interval cgagccctggcttcagctcggccgtgctgcctgGCTTTGGGAccgtttttggactgtgtttaTTTCATGGATTATTATTAAACCGCCATATCTCATCTCATCCTGAGCCTGCTGCGTTTTCCTCACCACCATACACCACCATTTCATGACAAGGAGAGGAGAACAATAAATGCTAAACTTGGATACTTTTTACTGTAGAAGTGCACAATAATTTTTATCATAtgtattcttttaattttacaaaattagaCTAGTTGCAACTACAACATTGGTCTGAAATCCAAACTTACTTGCCCACCTAGTATTTGTGAGGTACAGCTTAGGTTACACAAAGTGGCGAGCCAGCCAGGAGGATTCACTACaccaaaaatattcagtgtCCTCACGCACCAAAACCATAAccattaaaattatatatagtAAAATCACAGTCCAGTATgaacatgtatttttaaagacCAAGGATTGCATTGAAAGATTTCGCCAGTGGCACattgacaaaataaacactttacaatgcaaaagacaaaacattactTCAAAGAAGTAATGTCTCATCAATTTTTGACTGATTAACCCATTCAATCTTCATTCTTAATCTATTTATCTGTTCCCACATTGATCACTTAATAATTTGGAGTAGCAAAATGGCAAACCGGGAGCATGTTGCCACTCACAAAATGGaatacttttgttttgctttttatcgccccgcaaggggtctttttgtgggctctagtgtccctttttatAAAATAGGCTGACACgaaagggggaaagacatgcggtaaacgtcgtcgggtccgggagtcaaacccgcgacagccgcgtcgaggctatgttgcctctgaatgtgagtcgcgctaacccctccgccaccacggcatgccccttgttttgctttttaatcaaTTTCCTTGAAGCTTGGAACACCGTAAGTAACAATATTAGCTGTTTATGAATGTCATTAACCTGCTGCGGTGGACTATGCTGTTGATGAAAAgccatgtttaaaatatttagcatttagaGCTACCTGTATCTTTAGCTTGAATAAATGTGAGGATTTAGgtttctgtattgttttttgGTTTATCTAGTCCCCGTGGCTGTCTtgcccttgattgttcccagctgtATTTTGTGTTCCCTGATTactctctgtgtatttaacctcACCTGTGTCCCCTGCTCCCTGTCGAATCCTTGTCGTGTGTCTACTGTGGTATCATTGTTCATCGCTGACTTGTTCAAGTGCTACCAGTGCCTGAGTTCCTAGCCTCactgctcacctgtgctgcctggatttctgTTCACTCTTTGTGTTCATCATTAAAACTATCACTTTTCATCACAGCCTGTGTTCAACTGTGTCCATCCTCACCACAAAGCCTACAACTCATGACaataaaacttttctaaatGGAGAAAGCACATGTCACATAATTAAATATGACCTTTTTATCAAGCCTATCAGTACAACTATCAGTAGTGTTGTATTGATAGCTTATTTATAGGCTACCAATACAACAGTGTAGCAATAGTCTAtgccacaggtgtcaaactccagtcctcaagggccgctgtcctgcagtttttagatgtgccacaggtacaaaacactgaaatgaaatggcttaattacttcctctttgtgtagatcagttctccagagccttgctaatgacctaattattctattcaggtgtggtgcagcagaggcacatctaaaagttgcaggacaccggcccttgaggactggagtttgacacccctggtctatgCTATCGATACACTGTTGATAGCAGAGGCTCTGTGCCCTGTTTGTACCCAAGGACAGGCAAGCTTGTGCTACCACACTGTTGATGATCAAATTGGTatcagctgtgctgcctggCCCGTGGCCAGACTTGGTGAAGCTGGGTTTCTCAGGTCTGGAACAACCATCAGCTATTATGCTTCTCCCTCAGTGTGGTTTCAACAGCAGCCTCGGAGAACCTGTAATTATAAGGTTCTTTCTGCAGAATTCGGAGCAAACCATGATCAAGGTATATTCCTTTGATCGAACAGTGCAATACAGTCGCCTGCATAGTTTTGATGTCCAAAGGTCCTGCAGTTCCAGAAACAACCTTCCTCCACCAGCAAAGAAAGAGGTTTGCACACGGTCTCTCCTATGTTACCCTCCTGGGTGGCACACAGACAAACAGCTCAGGACTGAGATTCAATTTAAGACTGAGGAACTCTAaggatcaaaataaaaatataaacactgatTCAtccaaaacaacttttaatggACTGATGGACACAACCTATTTATCTAAGACTTTTCACACAGGAGAATGAGACCATGACTCAACATTTTCATCAAGACAACAGATCAGGATTGTTTTCCAGAGACATTGTTCAGTTTGTTAAAACAAAGCTGGAAAACTTCACCTTCACTAAAGTAACATCCACTGAAGGCAAGTCCAGCTTTTTCCTTTGACTTAATCTATTTCTAACTCTTTCCAGATTATAACACAATACTTGTTTGTATGTCCATGTCAGACTTCTCAGAACCTTATTTTTTCTACATAGTAAGACTTTACTGCATGGTTTACACATTAACACTAACGTAACCAACTTTCTGAGATTTCCTGGGCCACAAACCAAGACCCACATCCTGCAGAGCGTTGCTAAACTGCTGCATTGCCTTCTGATAGCGCCCAGCAGCCATCTTGGATGCCTGATAAGTCGCTGTGGTGGCACCAGGACCCGAAACAGGAGTGTTTAGctgtaaaagaagaagaagtagctTACTAAGGCCCTTTAATATTACTGAGTAACTGAGAAGTTCACTGTCCTTATAAATTTGAAGAGAGACATCTAGTCAGTCATGTTGTGCCCTTGAATGTTGACAGTGGCAGCATTAGAACGTCTTCGGGTTTGAAGATGGCAGATTCTGCTGTTCAACTGATCAACCCAAAAGGTAAGGAAagtattttaagacaaaatagattttgtattttcatttaatgGTGGCTTTAACCTGGCTCTTGAATTGGAAGAGACGACTTATATCTTCTTGAAGAAATAAAGTATAGATGGCTTATCATGAGCTTCTCTGAGTCGGACAAGTTCTAGTCTGTACTTTTCTTGTCTGCAGATCTTACAGACAAGTATTTGAACCTACTTAGACAATTTTACTGAGCTTAACAACAACAATCCAGAAAAGCTTCTTAGGGGCGATAATGGCGGTGGATCATACTTTATCTTTGCATGTAATTTTAACTGAAAGCAAGAGCTCTCTCCTCACTTTATTCCTTCAAAAAGAGCTTAGTTGTGCTCTTGACTCAACCAACTCAATCACAAATTTTAACTAAAATTTACAAGAGGTAAAGGAATCTTCAAGAGTTGAAGAGAAGAGTCTGGAAGAGTCTGAAACTCTTCTCTGATTTGGCAATCAGCCTTCACTGATTGCCAAAGCAGCAAAATGCCTGAAGGTATCACTTCCAGGAACAAACAAACCTGTTCATAAATTACCTACTGATGCATGAAATCTTGAGAGATCTTGTGCAACGCACCTGTAACTGCCAGAGAAAACAGCTGTTTTCCCAGAAGTAACAGGCTGTCAGGAGTCTAACTTCTTCTTTTATGCAACTCAAGACAAGTTtctttgtaaagcacatttcagcaacatggcagtTTACATGGTAGAATAAATCTAACAttaaatgctgcttctccttgccCCCAATGCTGCTGAATTTCTCCACTGTGAGACAGTAACAAACCTTTCTATTTCTGACTTTTCTACTAAAAATCGTCAGCTGAGAGACAGGGTTGATTAGACACTAATTTCCTCCATAAAATCAGGACTTGTTACTGAAAACTATGTCTTTCAGTTCTTCCTTTCCCAcgtttatgaaaaaatatataaagttttaGGAAGTaagaagcaacattttaatgattCAGTAGTTTATGCTGTTTGTTTGGGTTTACAGAACTCTGAATTAGATTTTAACCCAACCAGATGTGAGTGTTGTCTGTAACTTAGAAGATACCTGCTCTGTGACCCAGGTGCACTCTGACCCTGAAGGTTGGGATAATGTTGTGGccaaatttaaaactattttagtgACAATCGTTTTTGTTATTATGACCAAATTTACAATCAATTCCACTTCCGGCTTTGCTGACACTGTTGAACGTGACTGTGTGACTCTCAGGTTGTCGtgtattttctctctttgacctctgacacagctgctgctgtcagtTACAGTCAATGCGGGACTTTCTACTAATCAACAAACTGATCTCTGTCCAACGAGTCACAAAGAATGCAACCAGTCGGGTCTTGTAGTCACGAAATGCTTTTCAACTCTCACCTTTTATTTGTCAATCTGAACAATAAGAAACAAGGAAACGCTTTTAAACACCGGATGCTCCACATTTTAGAAAGAACTAAGACAGAAACTTgaaactttattaattttttttattctcagacTGAAGAGTTCATAATTACTAAGTAATtcactatttgttttatttagtctttATCTTGAGCATCAGATAAATGTTCATTCAGTGAAACTGCAGTAGTTTCTGTTATCACCTTGTTTTCCAGCCTCAGCCAGCAGCTGAACAGGAAGCGTCTGCATATTCGTGACGCCCTCCCTGAATCTTTGCTCCTCCCTGTAAAGCTGCTGATCTCCTCCAGAGTTTGTTCACCGAAACTCCAGTTCACACAAACATCGCCTGCTCTTCCAGCTGGGCGGACCTCTCTGCTGCTCAAACCTtcaagacagaagaaaaaatattacgTCACAgttcttttgaaaatttaaGAAACCAAAGGAAATAGTCACACACTTTTCATGctgtaatgttttttatgtgaaacataTATGGCTCATAAGATGGGTTACTggagatgatttttaaaaaaaaaacagatgcataatttttatttatttgtttgtttttgtattccATAAGATTCCTATTTAATTTGATCTCAGGTCTAAGAAAATATTGCTCCTTTggatgagaaaatgtgaaattacgACTTTCTATCTCTTAAATGTGATGTTAAATCTCATATTTATGAATGCAAATCTCATATATATGACTTTATGAGTTTCCATCTCATTGAAAGTTGAATTTATGACTTCttgttggacttttattttttaatttatggcAGAAATGGGTTTCCATATTTAAATTCACATTGAAACACAAACGTTTTGGCTTCATATACTTGCTTTTACATTTATGTGTGTGGCTGTCTTGTAGCATTACAATGGTGTTGCAGTTCTATTGCCGAAACTTGTCACGGTTCCAGAACGTGTCATTTTTAGGGAATTacccttacaaaaaaatcccaagaAATTCACATGCAGTCTAATCTCCTTCCAACGAATCACAAAGAATGCAACCTGTTGGGTCCTGTAGTCATGAGATGCTTTTCAACTTTCA includes:
- the LOC114146338 gene encoding double-stranded RNA-specific editase B2-like, whose amino-acid sequence is MKVNGGEGTLPLVSTRTNQKLTGVSLGQHVCMASMSCTDKIAKWSVAGLQGALLSQLVEPIYLHSLTVGRLSHTGHLGRAVTRRLARVKHLPSLYRRQQLLLGCLSSREVRPAGRAGDVCVNWSFGEQTLEEISSFTGRSKDSGRASRICRRFLFSCWLRLENKLNTPVSGPGATTATYQASKMAAGRYQKAMQQFSNALQDVGLGLWPRKSQKVGYVSVNV